The Argentina anserina chromosome 3, drPotAnse1.1, whole genome shotgun sequence genome includes a region encoding these proteins:
- the LOC126785655 gene encoding starch synthase 3, chloroplastic/amyloplastic, with the protein MEVSLQAHRPLSCRTVFQDRRTNLNLKLKPVTGFCPHGRYSSWFKGDLTSGVSCKITASSADFSRRRQRKVSSSRPNGPGPKAIVPKTPVETNIPKTNQRNTGDKKGMVSSTASVTGPKVDVKRIDETSRKVEDSSSLSKTSAIGRSIQEVENGSTYKGITIDKKLSDEASLKLKLEMEEKQRMQEIEMLAEENFSKGNKLFVYPQVVKPDQHIEVFLNRSLSTLNSEDEVVMMGAFNEWRWKSFTFRLIRTNLKGDWWSCQFHVPVEAYKIDFVFFNGKDVYDNNDEKDFCIDIESGMDAFAFEDFLLEEKCKELKKLAEEQAERERQAEEQRRIEAERAAREADRAEAKAEIDRRRKLVQELTKKAVRSVPDVWYIEPSKFKGEDLVRLYYNRSSGPLANAKELWVHGGHNGWSAGLSIIESLVRSEEKEGDWWYAKVIVPEQAVVLDWVFADGPPQNATVYDNNHRHDFHAIVPKSIPEEQYWVEEEHQICRKLQEERRLREEALCAKAKKTAVMKAEMKERTMRRYLLSQKHIVYTEPLDVQAGSMATIFNNPANTVLNGKPEVWFRCSFNHWAHHSGPLPPQKMVPAENGTHVKATVMVPQDAYVMDFVFSESEEGGLFDNKNGMDYHIPVFGGVSKESPMHIVHITVEMAPIAKVGGLGDVVTSLSRAVQDLNHHVDVILPKYDCLNLSNVNEFQYNRSFSWGGTEIKVWFGKVEGVSVYFLEPQNGLFYTGCIYGCKNDAERFGFFCHAALEYLLQSGSHPDIIHCHDWSSAPVAWLYKDHYVHYGLSKARIVFTIHNLEFGAHYIGKAVAYSDKSTTVSQTYSKEIARNPAVAPHLYKFHGILNGIDQDIWDPYNDAFLPISYTSENVVEGKQAAKEALQQRLGLKTADLPVVGIITRLTQQKGIHLIKHAIWRTLERNGQVVLLGSAPDPRIQNEFVNLANQLHSSHGDRARLCLTYDEPLSHLIYAGSDFILVPSIFEPCGLTQLVAMRYGSIPVVRKTGGLYDTVFDVDHDKERAEAQGLEPNGFSFDGADAAGVDYALNRAITAWYGGRDWFNSLCKIVMEQDWSWNRPALDYMELYHAARK; encoded by the exons ATGGAGGTGTCTTTGCAAGCTCATAGGCCACTCAGTTGCAGAACTGTGTTCCAAGACAGAAGAACCAATCTCAATCTCAAGCTCAAACCAGTTACTGGGTTTTGTCCTCATGGAAGA TATTCTTCATGGTTCAAAGGGGACCTGACAAGTGGGGTTTCATGTAAAATTACTGCCAGTTCAGCTG ATTTTTCTAGGAGGAGACAGAGAAAAGTGTCGAGTTCAAGGCCTAATGGCCCTGGTCCAAAGGCAATAGTTCCCAAAACTCCAGTAGAGACTAACATCCCgaaaacaaatcaaagaaaTACTGGAGACAAAAAGGGTATGGTGTCTTCTACAGCCAGTGTAACTGGGCCGAAAGTTGATGTAAAGAGAATTGATGAAACTAGTCGTAAAGTTGAGGATTCTTCATCACTTAGCAAAACATCAGCTATAGGTAGAAGCATTCAAGAGGTAGAGAATGGGAGTACATATAAAGGCATTACTATTGATAAGAAATTATCTGATGAAGCTTCTTTGAAGTTGAAGTTGGAGATGGAAGAAAAACAACGTATGCAGGAGATTGAGATGTTAGCTGAGGAAAACTTCTCAAAAGGGAACAAGCTATTTGTCTATCCTCAAGTGGTGAAACCTGATCAACATATAGAAGTGTTTCTAAATAGAAGTCTTTCCACCCTAAACAGTGAAGATGAGGTAGTCATGATGGGGGCCTTTAATGAATGGCGCTGGAAATCTTTTACCTTTCGGTTGATCAGAACAAATCTCAAAGGGGATTGGTGGTCTTGTCAATTTCACGTACCTGTCGAAGCATATAAGATAGATTTTGTATTCTTCAATGGAAAAGACGTCTATGACAATAATGATGAGAAGGATTTCTGCATAGATATAGAAAGTGGAATGGACGCCTTTGCATTTGAAGATTTCTTACTTGAGGAGAAGTGTAAAGAACTCAAGAAACTTGCAGAGGAGCAAGCTGAGAGGGAAAGGCAAGCGGAAGAGCAGAGGCGAATCGAAGCAGAGAGGGCAGCAAGAGAAGCTGACAGAGCAGAGGCAAAGGCAGAGATTGATAGGAGACGGAAATTGGTGCAAGAATTGACAAAAAAGGCAGTAAGGTCTGTTCCGGATGTTTGGTACATAGAACCTAGTAAGTTTAAAGGTGAGGACTTGGTTAGGTTGTATTATAACCGAAGCTCAGGTCCTCTTGCTAATGCTAAGGAACTATGGGTTCATGGGGGACATAATGGTTGGAGTGCTGGCTTATCAATTATTGAAAGTCTTGTTAGGTCTGAGGAAAAGGAAGGTGACTGGTGGTATGCCAAAG TTATTGTACCTGAGCAAGCTGTTGTATTGGATTGGGTGTTTGCTGATGGACCACCTCAGAATGCCACTGTATATGATAACAACCATCGCCATGATTTCCATGCTATTGTTCCGAAGTCCATTCCTGAGGAACAATATTGGGTTGAAGAAGAACACCAGATCTGTAGGAAACTCcaggaggagaggagattaaggGAGGAAGCCTTATGTGCCAAG GCCAAGAAAACTGCAGTTATGAAAGCAGAAATGAAGGAACGAACTATGAGAAGGTACCTGCTGTCTCAAAAGCATATAGTCTACACTGAGCCTCTTGATGTCCAAGCCGGAAGCATGGCGACTATTTTCAACAATCCTGCCAATACTGTTCTGAATGGAAAGCCTGAGGTTTGGTTCAGATGCTCCTTTAACCATTGGGCCCACCACAGTGGTCCCCTGCCACCACAGAAAATGGTTCCTGCAGAGAATGGTACCCATGTCAAAGCCACTG TTATGGTTCCACAAGATGCATACGTGATGGACTTTGTCTTTTCTGAGAGTGAAGAAGGTGGACTTTTTGACAACAAGAATGGAATGGATTATCACATTCCAGTGTTTGGAGGAGTTTCAAAGGAGTCACCAATGCACATTGTGCATATTACTGTTGAAATGGCACCAATTGCAAAG GTCGGAGGCCTTGGTGACGTGGTTACCAGTCTATCTCGAGCTGTGCAGGACTTAAATCACCATGTCGATGTCATTCTTCCCAAGTATGATTGCCTGAACCTTAGCAAT GTTAATGAATTCCAGTATAACAGAAGCTTCTCTTGGGGTGGTACTGAAATCAAAGTTTGGTTTGGGAAAGTGGAAGGAGTTTCAGTCTACTTCCTGGAACCTCAAAATGG ACTGTTTTATACAGGTTGTATATATGGTTGTAAGAATGATGCAGAGAGATTTGGTTTCTTTTGCCATGCCGCTCTAGAATATCTACTCCAAAGTGGATCCCATCCT GATATCATTCATTGCCATGATTGGTCTAGTGCACCTGTTGCCTGGTTATATAAAGATCACTACGTTCATTATGGTCTTAGTAAAGCTCGCATCGTCTTCACAATTCATAATCTTGAATTTGGAGCGCACTATATTGGAAAAGCTGTGGCATACTCAGACAAGTCCACTACT GTATCACAAACATATTCTAAGGAGATTGCTAGAAATCCTGCAGTAGCTCCACACCTTTATAAGTTCCATGGCATACTAAATGGAATTGACCAAGATATATGGGACCCGTACAATGATGCATTCCTACCT ATATCATATACTTCTGAAAATGTCGTTGAAGGCAAACAAGCTGCAAAGGAAGCCTTGCAACAAAGGCTTGGTCTGAAAACAGCAGATCTCCCGGTAGTAGGTATTATTACTCGTTTAACTCAGCAGAAAGGAATCCATCTTATCAAGCATGCAATATGGCGTACCTTGGAACGCAATGGACAG GTTGTATTACTTGGTTCAGCTCCAGATCCTCGTATTCAAAATGAGTTTGTGAATTTAGCCAATCAATTACATTCTTCTCATGGTGATCGTGCTCGTCTTTGTTTGACTTATGATGAGCCACTCTCACATTTG ATATACGCTGGTTCTGATTTCATCCTAGTTCCTTCAATATTCGAGCCGTGTGGACTGACCCAACTTGTAGCAATGAGATACGGGTCCATACCTGTTGTTCGAAAAACTGGAG GGCTCTATGACACTGTATTTGATGTTGACCATGATAAAGAGAGAGCCGAGGCACAGGGCCTTGAACCAAATGGGTTCAGTTTTGACGGAGCTGATgctgcaggtgttgattatgCTCTAAATAg AGCTATAACTGCCTGGTATGGTGGTCGGGATTGGTTCAACTCGTTGTGCAAGATAGTGATGGAGCAAGATTGGTCTTGGAATCGGCCAGCTCTCGATTATATGGAGCTATATCACGCAGCTCGGAAGTGA
- the LOC126786184 gene encoding ATP synthase gamma chain, chloroplastic: MSCSNVTMWVSSKPSLTDTSTLSFRSSLSPFQLPSQNSLTGNPTRSSTVTCGLRELRDRIASVSNTKKITEAMKLVAAAKVRRAQEAVVNGRPFSQTLVEVLYNINEQLQVEDIDAPLTNVRPVKKVALVVVTGDRGLCGGFNNMIIKKAERRIAELKSLGLEYTIVSVGKKGNSYFARRPYIPVDRFIEGTNQPTAKEAQAIADDVFSLFVSEEVDKVELLYTKFVSLVKSEPVIHTLLPLSPKGEICDINGTCVDAAEDEFFRLTTKEGKLTVERDTATTATVDFSPILQFEQDPVQILDALLPLYLNSQVLRALQESLASELAARMTAMSNASDNAVELKKNLSRVYNRQRQAKITGEILEIVSGANALT; this comes from the coding sequence ATGTCTTGTTCCAATGTGACAATGTGGGTGTCCTCTAAGCCCTCCCTCACTGACACCTCCACCCTCTCCTTTCGGTCTTCCCTCAGCCCTTTCCAGCTTCCTTCTCAGAACTCACTCACCGGCAACCCTACAAGATCGTCCACCGTTACCTGTGGCCTCCGTGAGCTTCGTGATCGTATTGCCTCTGTGTCCAACACCAAGAAGATCACCGAAGCCATGAAGCTTGTGGCTGCTGCCAAAGTCCGCAGGGCTCAAGAAGCTGTCGTTAATGGAAGACCCTTTTCGCAAACTCTAGTGGAAGTTCTTTACAACATCAATGAGCAGCTCCAAGTAGAAGACATAGATGCACCCCTCACCAATGTTAGACCTGTCAAGAAGGTCGCTCTTGTTGTTGTGACTGGTGATCGTGGTCTTTGTGGAGGTTTCAACAATATGATCATCAAAAAAGCCGAGAGGAGGATTGCGGAGTTGAAGTCTCTTGGCCTTGAGTATACTATCGTGAGTGTTGGCAAGAAGGGTAACTCCTATTTTGCACGTCGGCCTTATATTCCGGTTGATAGGTTCATTGAAGGAACCAATCAACCTACCGCTAAGGAAGCACAGGCCATAGCTGATGatgttttctctcttttcgtgAGTGAGGAAGTTGACAAGGTGGAGCTTCTCTACACAAAATTTGTGTCATTGGTGAAGTCTGAACCTGTGATTCACACCTTGTTGCCACTATCACCGAAAGGAGAGATTTGCGACATTAATGGCACTTGTGTAGATGCTGCTGAAGATGAATTCTTCAGATTGACAACAAAAGAAGGGAAATTGACTGTAGAGAGAGATACAGCCACTACAGCCACCGTGGATTTCTCTCCAATTCTACAGTTTGAGCAGGATCCGGTTCAGATTCTCGATGCTTTGCTGCCTTTGTACCTTAACAGTCAAGTTTTGAGGGCATTGCAGGAGTCATTGGCCAGTGAGCTAGCTGCCAGGATGACTGCTATGAGCAATGCGTCGGATAATGCAgtcgagttgaagaagaacTTGTCGAGGGTTTACAACAGGCAGCGCCAGGCGAAAATCACTGGGGAGATCTTGGAGATTGTTTCTGGTGCCAATGCTTTAACCTAA
- the LOC126786183 gene encoding uncharacterized protein LOC126786183 → MSKMSLCSNEESTEVGSVSPQKDVSASEKLNEDDESVLRCEEEEDEDEEEDVDFNPFLKGAVSPEASSSLSSEVEGIDGEVDDVSGNHGVDSLNVAFEGEMRVGEDSEHGEEEMVMQAGASSEDVSDNELGNFDSGIEHGEEKDNRSSMGPDVNDVTEGQLSNRTDTRTSTIDLDDEGEDAICKRTRARYSLASFTLDELETFLQETDDDDDLQNVDDEEEYRKFLTAVLQGGEGDDQSTKETEIAADDEDEENDADFELELEELLDSDIDENTRDRNTVYEGAGRRPKTRQNRRSSARSKKNLGQTKRSLRPLLPVLPNGPIPTFYTQGMRTSIPGTVSSCLSSTVDDHFKSGFTAHQIGQLHHLIYEHVQLLIQVFSLCVLDNSRQHIASQVQRLICEMLQKRNEVLAWKTVPYPNICFCSSTESPQSHLVGTSPSSLTSDAHAVSSPSSNQILVSSNVSPVWVPSISGPVLSVLDVAPLSLIGRYLNDIDTAVQGNRRRYREAISDICLEKEPLFPLPNFPLYAQANCEGVSGMGSSAVNAVPRSPSQQPKKSLAAAIVERTKKQSVALVPKEIANLAQRFYPLFNPELYPHKPPPAAVTNRVLFTDAEDELLALGVMEYNTDWKAIQQRFLPCKSKHQIFVRQKNRCSSKAPENSIKAVRRMKTSPLTAEEISCIQEGLKAYKYDLMAVWKFVVPHRDPSLLPRQWRTALGTQKSYKLDEAKKEKRRLYDSKRRADKKADRPSWQSSSEKEDCQAEKSCGENNSGDGPMDNAGETYVHEAFLADWRPSTSSGERNPLTGNGLKEPCQPQTGNMHQLVSASKYPQNPLSHMTGTGQFASSATKPCHPILTSSTSESQLRYPTYQAHRTTGAHLVKLAPDLPPVNLPPSVRVVSQSAFKGYIRGASSHVAGAGGSFGAAKENAVSQLSQVGRSGTFISVAARQNNSQYSKESVTNLRPEGSKLFKEKCVQKGGDTGSDLQMHPLLFQPPEDGRLPYYPLNCSTSNSGGSYSFLSGQPQLHLTLSYDPHQENQVEGLVKSLKEKSNIVSRRIDFHPLMQRTENVNSIAVTTCSTAPHSVGSGAKYDQLQHPLHSFRTEVPEAATGTKPSPDEGGTELDLEIHLSSISRKEKDLKSREVNQHNLVKSRTDRCTGTTTVAPSANAPFINHAENSSANRSISGGNTSIIPSKNMSRYDQSVMGDESQPDIEMEQEELSDSAEESEENVEFECEEMADSEGEEDGSSCEQISEMLNKDVTSFTKKKPATVERDDNIYIRRIPSLELGLSNQGMDEASNSSWLSLDTYSADREGSMTTEGLVVRELASPPPSKFCKKVRLRTRANSQKQVVDIAQQLSLGPLALPPVKKPRKRVCRPNLNIGLTVENSSSDN, encoded by the exons ATGTCGAAAATGTCTTTGTGTTCGAATGAAGAATCAACTGAAGTTGGGAGTGTTAGTCCTCAAAAGGATGTTTCTGCTAGTGAGAAGCTGAATGAAGATGATGAGAGTGTTTTGAGGtgtgaggaggaagaggatgaggatgaggaggaagatgtgGATTTCAATCCTTTTCTTAAAGGAGCTGTTTCTCCGGAGGCTTCTTCGAGTCTGAGCTCTGAGGTGGAAGGTATAGATGGTGAAGTTGATGATGTCAGTGGAAACCATGGTGTTGATTCGTTGAATGTAGCTTTTGAGGGCGAGATGCGTGTTGGGGAAGATTCTGAGCATGGGGAGGAAGAAATGGTTATGCAAGCTGGTGCCTCATCTGAAGATGTGTCGGATAATGAATTGGGAAACTTTGATTCTGGAATTGAACATGGGGAAGAAAAGGATAACCGCTCTAGTATGGGACCTGATGTTAATGATGTTACTGAAGGTCAGTTGAGTAACAGAACGGACACCAGGACATCCACAATAGATCTAGATGATGAGGGTGAAGATGCTATCTGTAAACGCACAAGAGCTCGCTATTCCTTAGCCAGTTTTACACTTGATGAACTTGAAACTTTTCTTCAAGAAACAGATGATGATGACGACCTCCAAAatgttgatgatgaagaagagtaCAGAAAATTTCTCACTGCAGTCTTACAGGGCGGAGAAGGTGATGATCAGTCGACGAAAGAAACTGAAATTGCTGCCGATGATGAAGACGAGGAGAATGATGCAGACTTTGAGTTAGAACTAGAAGAGCTTCTTGATAGTGATATCGATGAAaatacaagggatagaaataCAGTGTATGAGGGAGCTGGAAGGCGACCTAAGACCAGGCAGAATAGAAGGTCCTCTGCTCGATCTAAGAAGAATTTAGGACAGACAAAGAGGTCATTGCGTCCGCTCTTACCAGTTTTGCCAAATGGACCAATTCCCACTTTTTATACTCAGGGCATGAGAACTTCAATACCTGGGACGGTTTCAAGCTGTTTGTCTTCTACAGTAGATGATCATTTCAAAAGTGGATTCACTGCTCACCAGATTGGCCAGTTGCACCATTTGATCTATGAACATGTGCAGCTGCTTATTCAAGTATTTTCTCTGTGTGTACTTGATAACTCCCGTCAACATATTGCCTCCCAGGTTCAGAGATTGATCTGTGAGATGCTCCAGAAGCGCAATGAAGTATTGGCATGGAAAACTGTACCATATCCTAATATTTGCTTTTGCTCATCAACTGAATCACCTCAATCCCATCTGGTGGGAACTTCACCGTCGTCCCTTACATCTGATGCACATGCAGTGTCGTCTCCTTCCAGTAATCAGATTTTAGTTTCCTCAAATGTTTCTCCTGTCTGGGTGCCTTCTATAAGCGGTCCTGTGTTATCTGTACTGGATGTAGCTCCACTTAGTTTGATTGGGAGATACTTGAATGATATTGATACCG CTGTCCAGGGGAATCGACGACGTTACAGAGAAGCTATTTCTGATATTTGCCTTGAAAAAGAGCCTTTGTTTCCCCTTCCTAACTTCCCATTATATGCTCAAGCCAACTGTGAAGGTGTAAGTGGGATGGGTTCCTCTGCTGTCAATGCGGTTCCACGTTCACCTAGTCAACAACCAAAGAAGTCACTGGCAGCAGCAATTGTTGAACGTACCAAGAAGCAATCAGTTGCTTTAGTCCCAAAGGAAATTGCAAACTTGGCCCAGAGATTCTATCCTTTGTTCAACCCAGAATTATATCCCCATAAGCCACCCCCAGCAGCTGTCACAAATCGGGTGCTTTTCACTGATGCAGAAGATGA GTTATTGGCTTTGGGGGTAATGGAATATAATACTGATTGGAAGGCAATCCAGCAACGGTTTCTTCCTTGCAAATCTAAGCACCAG ATATTTGTCAGGCAGAAAAACCGTTGCTCATCTAAGGCACCAGAAAATTCCATAAAG GCAGTTCGGAGGATGAAAACCTCACCTTTGACTGCAGAAGAGATATCCTGTATTCAAGAG GGACTCAAGGCTTACAAGTACGATTTAATGGCCGTATGGAAATTTGTTGTCCCACATAGAGATCCATCCTTACTGCCCCGGCAATGGCGCACCGCTCTTGGAACTCAAAAATCATATAAGCTGGATGAAGCTAAAAAGGAGAAGCGGCGATTATATGATTCAAAAAGAAGAGCAGATAAAAAAGCAGATAGGCCAAGTTGGCAAAGTTCATCTGAGAAAGAG GACTGTCAGGCTGAAAAATCTTGTGGAGAGAACAATAGTGGAGATGGTCCTATGGATAATGCAGGTGAAACTTATGTTCATGAGGCCTTTTTAGCAGATTGGAGACCGAGTACTTCCAGTGGAGAGAGAAACCCTCTCACTGGTAATGGGCTTAAAGAACCTTGTCAACCCCAGACTGGTAATATGCACCAACTTGTATCTGCCTCGAAGTATCCCCAGAATCCTTTATCTCATATGACTGGCACAGGACAATTTGCATCGAGTGCTACAAAACCTTGTCATCCTATCTTGACATCAAGCACCTCTGAATCCCAGTTACGTTATCCAACATATCAAGCTCATAGAACTACTGGTGCCCACTTGGTTAAACtagcaccagacttgcccccTGTGAATCTTCCCCCATCCGTTCGTGTTGTCTCACAATCTGCTTTTAAAGGATATATTCGCGGGGCATCTTCCCATGTTGCTGGTGCTGGTGGTAGTTTTGGTGCTGCAAAAGAGAATGCAGTTTCTCAACTTTCTCAAGTTGGAAGGTCTGGAACCTTCATCTCTGTAGCAGCTAGACAGAATAACAGTCAGTATTCGAAAGAAAGTGTTACAAACTTGCGCCCAGAAGGATCTAAATTATTCAAGGAGAAGTGTGTACAGAAAGGAGGAGATACTGGTTCTGATCTTCAGATGCACCCATTGCTGTTCCAGCCCCCTGAGGATGGACGTTTGCCATATTACCCATTGAACTGCAGCACTAGTAATTCTGGTGGTTCTTACAGTTTTCTATCAGGACAGCCTCAGCTTCATTTAACTCTTTCATACGATCCCCACCAAGAAAATCAGGTTGAAGGCCTTGTCAAATCATTGAAAGAAAAATCCAATATAGTATCACGCAGGATTGATTTCCATCCACTTATGCAAAGAACTGAGAATGTAAACAGCATCGCAGTAACAACATGCTCAACTGCACCCCATTCTGTTGGTTCAGGGGCCAAGTACGATCAACTTCAACATCCTCTTCATTCCTTTCGGACTGAGGTTCCAGAGGCGGCTACAGGCACTAAACCCAGTCCTGATGAAGGAGGTACTGAACTTGACTTGGAGATCCACCTAAGTTCTATATCCAGAAAGGAAAAAGATTTAAAAAGTAGAGAAGTGAATCAGCATAATTTGGTCAAATCAAGAACTGATCGTTGTACTGGAACTACTACGGTAGCTCCAAGTGCTAACGCTCCATTTATTAACCATGCTGAAAATTCTTCTGCAAATCGTAGCATTTCTGGCGGTAACACATCGATTATTCCAAGTAAGAACATGAGTAGATATGACCAATCTGTAATGGGTGACGAGTCTCAACCTGATATTGAGATGGAACAGGAAGAGTTAAGCGACTCTGCTGAAGAAAGTGAAGAAAATGTTGAGTTTGAGTGTGAGGAGATGGCAGATTCTGAAGGAGAGGAAGATGGATCATCATGTGAACAAATCTCTGAGATGCTAAACAAG GATGTTACaagtttcacaaagaaaaaaccTGCAACAGTCGAGCGTGATGACAACATATACATTCGTAGGATTCCTTCCTTAGAGTTGGGTTTATCAAATCAAGGAATGGATGAGGCTAGTAACTCCTCATGGTTGAGTTTGGATACTTATTCAGCAGATCGTGAGGGGAGCATGACTACAGAAGGTCTTGTTGTTAGAGAGTTGGCGTCACCCCCTCCGAGCAAATTCTGTAAGAAAGTGAGACTGAGAACAAGAGCTAATTCACAGAAACAAGTGGTGGACATAGCGCAACAACTGAGCTTAGGTCCTCTAGCACTCCCCCCTGTGAAAAAACCACGGAAGCGGGTATGCAGACCCAACTTGAACATAGGCTTGACTGTAGAAAACTCCAGCAGTGATAACTGA
- the LOC126789488 gene encoding putative F-box/LRR-repeat protein At3g44810, translating into MESKLNNMISQERPSRKRTKRSNQEEADVISTANTMKPSLPDLVIHRLLTQLLPTKDAHRMSFLSKQWEGVWSLSPVLDFDESTEVHDDDIIPEKKAEHRKFTDILQMYLDFRERDKTTQGLDRFRLRMTRYLYEDYSIVDNWLNFAYKRSVKEVDLSLQLGWHKLRRPNPEISWEKQVEYVYCLSPVSFFHAKSVTTLNLEFVRIENIYSAELRYARVLPCLKNMSLKSVYLDEQALDYLILECPSIECLSLDSCRFEYSEIIISSSSLKSLKVTLCDARSIEVTEAVNLEYVTFVSELGLSSAIFEKPLNLKYVSIRAQYLRRLVLEGCHDSLDATIDTLGLAEFQFAGFPSSKLYLKDPNLQTCVINLKDNYNGISHNFQVLRDFLESFDGAVDNMDLYISEWKLITFPVRFRETYSSPLPTLKEFRLNILHTPTKAKEISDLKDSLTWMVPSALVKYEYLKDEAQQNSRSKSGKYYASILLPGERSDGKLEPGLYTNSSVGKGNQNYETEEIKATPTLLNLEYAKDGNEQ; encoded by the exons ATGGAATCAAAGCTTAACAACATGATATCCCAAGAACGACCATCCCGAAAACGAACGAAGAGATCAAATCAAGAGGAAGCAGATGTCATATCTACTGCGAACACAATGAAACCTTCTTTGCCTGATCTTGTTATTCATCGATTACTCACACAGCTGCTTCCGACTAAAGATGCGCATCGCATGAGCTTTCTTTCCAAGCAATGGGAGGGTGTGTGGTCGCTGAGCCCCGTATTAGATTTTGATGAGTCCACAGAGGTTCATGACGATGACATTATTCCCGAAAAAAAAGCTGAACACAGGAAATTCACCGACATTTTGCAGATGTACTTGgattttagagagagagacaagACAACGCAAGGTTTAGATAGATTCAGACTTCGCATGACAAGATACTTGTATGAAGATTATAGTATCGTAGACAATTGGTTGAATTTTGCATATAAGAGGAGCGTCAAGGAGGTTGATCTTAGCCTCCAATTAGGTTGGCATAAACTTCGTCGCCCTAACCCTGAAATAAGTTGGGAAAAACAGGTCGAATATGTATATTGTCTATCTCCAGTGAGTTTTTTTCATGCAAAATCGGTAACTACTTTGAATTTGGAGTTTGTCAGAATAGAAAACATTTACAGTGCAGAACTTAGATATGCAAGAGTTCTTCCTTGTTTGAAAAACATGTCCCTGAAAAGCGTCTACCTAGACGAGCAGGCTCTTGACTACTTAATTCTGGAGTGCCCTTCGATCGAATGCCTGTCATTAGATTCATGTCGTTTTGAATATTCGGAGATTATCATTTCAAGTTCTAGTCTCAAATCTCTGAAAGTGACGCTCTGCGATGCTCGTAGTATTGAGGTAACTGAAGCTGTGAACCTTGAATATGTTACATTCGTGTCAGAACTTGGACTCTCGAGTGCCATCTTTGAAAAAcccttgaatttgaaatatgtTAGCATCCGTGCTCAGTACTTGAGAAGACTTGTTTTGGAAGGATGCCATGATAGTTTGGACGCCACCATCGATACTCTGGGTCTTGCTGAGTTTCAGTTCGCTGGTTTTCCAAGCTCAAAACTCTATCTAAAAGATCCAAATCTACAGACATGCGTCATCAATTTGAAAGACAATTACAACGGAATATCACATAATTTTCAAGTACTGAGAGATTTTCTAGAGTCATTTGATGGCGCTGTCGACAATATGGATCTCTACATCAGTGAGTGGAAGCTCATCACTTTTCCAGTAAGATTCAGAGAGACATACTCGTCACCATTGCCTACGCTCAAGGAGTTTAGGCTCAACATCTTGCATACTCCAACGAAGGCAAAAGAGATCTCCGACTTGAAGGACTCCCTGACTTGGATGGTGCCATCTGCACTAGTCAAGTATGAGTAC CTAAAAGACGAAGCTCAACAAAACAGTCGTAGCAAAAGTGGGAAATATTATGCTAGCATTTTGCTGCCCGGAGAAAGGAGTGATGGGAAGTTAGAACCTGGCCTTTATACTAATAGTTCTGTTGGAAAGGGTAATCAGAATTATGAAACAGAAGAGATTAAGGCAACTCCCACACTGTTAAACTTAGAGTATGCAAAAGATGGCAACGAGCAATAG